A section of the Balearica regulorum gibbericeps isolate bBalReg1 chromosome 6, bBalReg1.pri, whole genome shotgun sequence genome encodes:
- the IFT70B gene encoding intraflagellar transport protein 70B — MEAAPVPDGQYTAVVYGLISGGRCGEAVSLLSRELQKSCRSRGGLSLLGYCHYQLQDFAAAAECYEQLVALHPELDAYRLYQAQALYKAGLYAEALRAASPLLDLPAYQGRALRLQAAIHYAQGDLPAAKSLVEEALAAAADGGPGAAEDPSERADAEINLGCLLYRQGRHEEASGKFAGAMQVLGYCPELSYNMALCCYAAKQYAPALKHISDIIERGIHQHPELSVGMTTEGIDVRSVGNTLLLHRTALVEAFNLKAAIEYQLRNLKAAQEALTDMPPRAEEELDPVTLHNQALMNMDSQPTEGFEKLQFLLLQNPCPPETFGNLLLLYCKHQYYDLAADVLAENAHLTYKLLTPYLYNFLDAIITCQTAPEEAFHKLDDSAGMLTEQLRKLTKQVQEARQNWDDEAVKKAVNEYDETLDRYVPVLMAQAKIYWDMKNYTMVEKIFRKSVEFCNEHEVWKLNVAHVLFMQENKYKEAISFYEPIVKKHYDNILHVSAIVLANLCVSYILTSQNEDAEELMRKIEKGEEQLSYDNPDKNIYHLCIVNLVIGTLYCVKGNYDFGISRVIKSLEPYNKKLSTDTWYYAKRCFLSLLENMSKHMIMLRDSVIQECVQFLKQCELYGRNIPAVIEQPLEEKRMHSGKNTVTYEARLLRALMYKIIGWTP; from the coding sequence ATGGAGGCCGCGCCGGTGCCCGACGGGCAGTACACGGCCGTCGTCTACGGGCTGATTAGCGGCGGGCGGTGCGGAGAGGCGGTGTCGCTGCTGAGCCGCgagctgcagaagagctgccGCTCCCGGGGAGGCCTCTCCCTGCTGGGCTACTGCCACTACCAGCTGCAGGACTTCGCGGCGGCGGCCGAGTGCTACGAGCAGCTGGTGGCGCTGCACCCCGAGCTGGACGCGTACCGGCTTTACCAGGCGCAGGCCCTCTACAAGGCCGGGCTCTACGCCGAGGCCCTGCGGGCCGCCAGCCCGCTGCTGGACCTCCCTGCCTACCAGGGCCGGGCCCTGCGCCTCCAGGCAGCCATCCACTACGCCCAGGGCGACCTCCCGGCGGCCAAGAGCCTGGTGGAGGAGGCACTCGCCGCCGCTGCGGACGGTGGCCCCGGAGCAGCTGAGGACCCCTCAGAGCGGGCTGATGCCGAGATCAACCTGGGCTGCCTGCTGTACCGGCAGGGGCGGCACGAAGAGGCCAGCGGCAAGTTTGCCGGCGCCATGCAAGTGTTGGGATACTGCCCTGAGCTGTCCTACAACATGGCGCTATGCTGCTACGCGGCCAAGCAGTACGCCCCTGCCCTCAAACACATCTCTGATATCATAGAGCGCGGCATCCACCAGCACCCAGAGCTCAGCGTAGGCATGACCACTGAGGGCATTGATGTCCGCAGCGTCGGCAACACCCTGCTCCTGCACCGCACGGCCCTGGTGGAGGCCTTCAACCTCAAGGCGGCCATCGAGTACCAGCTGCGCAACCTGAAAGCAGCCCAGGAGGCGCTCACAGACATGCCGCCGAGGGCTGAAGAGGAGTTGGATCCAGTCACGCTGCACAACCAAGCACTAATGAACATGGACAGCCAACCTACTGAAGGGTTTGAGAAACtgcagtttctgctgctgcagaaccCCTGTCCACCAGAAACTTTCGGAAACTTGCTACTCCTCTATTGCAAGCATCAGTACTACGACCTGGCAGCTGATGTGCTGGCAGAGAACGCCCATCTTACTTACAAACTGCTCACACCTTACTTGTACAACTTCTTGGATGCCATTATTACTTGTCAAACTGCCCCTGAGGAGGCTTTCCACAAGCTAGATGATTCAGCAGGGATGCTGACTGAGCAGCTGAGAAAACTCACGAAGCAGGTACAGGAAGCTAGGCAAAATTGGGATGATGAAGCTGTAAAAAAGGCAGTTAATGAGTATGATGAGACTCTGGATAGATATGTACCTGTCTTGATGGCCCAGGCAAAGATCTACTGGGACATGAAGAACTACACAATGGTAGAAAAGATTTTCCGCAAATCGGTGGAGTTCTGTAACGAACACGAGGTGTGGAAGCTCAATGTGGCTCACGTGCTCTTCATGCAAGAGAATAAGTATAAAGAGGCTATTAGCTTCTATGAGCCAATAGTCAAAAAGCACTATGACAACATTCTCCATGTCAGTGCCATTGTGTTAGCTAACCTCTGCGTTTCCTACATCCTGACAAGCCAGAATGAAGACGCAGAGGAACTGATGAGGAAGATCgagaagggagaagagcagcTGTCCTATGATAATCCTGATAAAAATATCTACCATCTCTGCATTGTCAATCTCGTCATTGGTACCCTTTACTGTGTGAAGGGAAACTATGACTTCGGTATTTCAAGGGTCATTAAAAGCCTGGAGCCATACAACAAAAAACTGAGCACTGATACATGGTATTACGCCAAACGGTGTTTCCTGTCCTTGCTGGAGAATATGTCCAAGCACATGATCATGCTACGTGACAGCGTTATTCAAGAGTGCGTTCAGTTTCTGAAGCAATGTGAGCTGTATGGAAGAAACATCCCAGCTGTCATTGAGCAACCCCTTGAAGAGAAGAGGATGCACAGTGGGAAAAATACAGTTACCTATGAAGCCAGGCTTTTGAGGGCACTGATGTATAAGATCATTGGGTGGACTCCGTAA